A single window of Sphingobacterium sp. ML3W DNA harbors:
- a CDS encoding DUF4134 domain-containing protein yields the protein MKRQRKKVLLMAMILLSGIGAFAQGNGTAGITEATQMVTSYFDPATKLIYAIGAVVGLIGGVKVYNKFSSGDPDTSKTAASWFGACIFLIVAATILRSFFL from the coding sequence ATGAAAAGACAAAGAAAAAAAGTTTTGCTGATGGCAATGATCTTGCTGTCAGGAATTGGTGCATTCGCACAAGGAAATGGTACTGCTGGCATCACCGAAGCGACCCAAATGGTAACCTCTTATTTCGATCCCGCAACCAAATTAATTTACGCTATTGGAGCCGTAGTCGGACTCATTGGAGGTGTTAAGGTGTATAACAAATTTAGTTCGGGCGATCCCGATACAAGTAAAACTGCAGCGAGCTGGTTTGGTGCGTGTATCTTCCTAATCGTAGCTGCTACCATTCTACGTTCCTTCTTCCTGTAA
- a CDS encoding DUF3408 domain-containing protein — MSKKQKKLKQVEEKKQYSYMFLVNRFPSGRNGKVVYIRPEYHERLIRIVQLTREEKTTLYSYIDNILEHHFREFGDDITDYFNERFKPIL; from the coding sequence ATGAGTAAAAAACAAAAAAAACTGAAACAGGTAGAAGAAAAGAAACAGTATTCCTATATGTTTCTGGTCAATCGGTTTCCTTCAGGTCGAAACGGTAAGGTCGTTTATATACGTCCCGAATACCACGAAAGGTTAATCCGCATTGTGCAATTAACAAGAGAAGAAAAGACGACACTCTATTCTTATATCGACAACATCCTTGAACATCATTTTAGGGAGTTTGGGGATGATATTACTGATTATTTCAACGAACGTTTTAAACCCATTTTATAA
- a CDS encoding ParA family protein: MNAKHKTVFIAFSSQKGGVGKSTFTTLVASTMHYRLGYNVAVFDADFPQYSLMKMKTRDLAMVMENELLKKLAYKQFTTINKKAYPIMQHKADSVLEAAHEFLNTSSVPIDLVFFDLPGTVNTPGILKALAGMHHIFSPITADRLVMESTLIFTQLLQDVIMKKGETSIETINLFWNQVDGRESTPLYSVYNQLIEQLGLSLMQSQIKNSTRFRKESEVDSKAIFRSTIMPPDERLMKACHLDLFMNEFLKIIQL; this comes from the coding sequence ATGAATGCAAAACACAAGACAGTATTTATCGCCTTTTCTTCCCAAAAAGGCGGTGTTGGTAAAAGTACATTTACAACGCTTGTTGCAAGTACGATGCACTATCGTTTAGGCTACAATGTAGCTGTATTCGATGCAGATTTTCCACAGTACAGCCTCATGAAAATGAAAACAAGAGATTTGGCAATGGTAATGGAAAATGAGCTTTTGAAAAAGCTGGCATACAAACAATTTACCACGATCAATAAAAAAGCCTATCCAATTATGCAACACAAAGCGGATAGCGTATTGGAAGCTGCTCACGAATTTTTAAACACGTCTTCCGTTCCTATTGATTTGGTATTTTTTGACTTGCCCGGAACAGTGAACACGCCTGGGATCCTAAAAGCCTTGGCAGGAATGCACCACATTTTTTCGCCCATTACAGCAGACCGTTTAGTAATGGAAAGTACGCTCATCTTCACTCAGCTTTTGCAGGATGTGATTATGAAAAAAGGGGAAACATCCATAGAAACCATTAACCTGTTTTGGAACCAAGTGGATGGAAGGGAAAGTACACCATTATATAGTGTCTATAACCAACTCATTGAACAATTAGGGTTAAGCCTGATGCAAAGTCAAATCAAGAACAGCACTCGTTTTCGCAAAGAAAGCGAAGTGGACAGCAAAGCCATTTTCCGTTCTACCATAATGCCTCCAGATGAACGTTTGATGAAAGCTTGTCATTTGGATCTCTTTATGAACGAATTTCTAAAAATCATTCAATTATAG
- a CDS encoding DUF4133 domain-containing protein, with protein sequence MNSYNINKGIGRTVEFKGLKAQYLFIFAGGLLGTFIFVMILYMAGVNSYVCLLLGAGGASLIVWQTFSLNRKYGEHGLMKVGARKRHPRYIICRKPIHRYLKFTPKSNAV encoded by the coding sequence ATGAATAGTTATAATATTAACAAAGGCATCGGAAGAACGGTAGAATTTAAAGGATTGAAAGCACAATACCTGTTCATTTTTGCAGGTGGATTACTGGGCACATTCATTTTCGTGATGATATTGTATATGGCAGGCGTAAACTCTTACGTCTGCCTGCTACTCGGAGCAGGCGGGGCTTCGCTGATTGTATGGCAGACCTTTTCACTGAATAGAAAATACGGCGAACACGGACTAATGAAAGTGGGCGCAAGAAAAAGACACCCCCGTTACATCATCTGTCGCAAGCCCATACACCGCTATTTAAAATTCACTCCTAAATCGAATGCCGTATGA
- a CDS encoding DUF3408 domain-containing protein has product MEKGNKKKITPDINEDLMMNLMVDGVKKEGLQLPQEPTPETLEKEEDPLPEKPVVREKSRTKRTTEAEYESTFFKKSDTNARDGKTVYIRPEFHEKLTRIIQVIGQDKISIYAYLDNLLDYHFQEFGEQITKSYNDKYKPI; this is encoded by the coding sequence ATGGAAAAAGGAAATAAGAAAAAAATCACTCCTGATATTAACGAGGATCTGATGATGAACCTTATGGTTGATGGCGTTAAGAAAGAAGGGTTACAGCTTCCGCAGGAACCAACGCCCGAAACTCTGGAAAAGGAAGAAGATCCCTTACCTGAAAAACCTGTGGTTAGAGAAAAGAGCCGGACAAAGAGAACCACCGAAGCTGAATACGAAAGTACATTTTTCAAAAAGTCAGATACTAATGCCCGTGATGGGAAAACGGTTTACATCAGACCGGAATTTCATGAAAAGCTAACACGTATTATTCAGGTGATTGGCCAAGATAAGATTAGTATTTATGCTTATCTGGATAATTTGTTGGATTACCATTTTCAGGAATTTGGCGAACAGATTACCAAGAGTTATAATGACAAGTACAAACCCATTTAA